GGCCCAATAATGCTATTGATCTTTTCATATGCAAATTCAGTTTTATGACTTTACCTTATATAATGAGCAAATGTAAGTAAAAATATTCTATGAATCTATTTATTTCTGTCACTAATCAATAGATTGTGTTAATTTTATCCAGGCTGCAGGCAGATTTTCGGCGATATCACTTGCAATAAGCCCTCTTTCGCCCAACTTCTCCTTAGCCATATCGCCTGCCATGCCGTGCAGGTAAACCCCTAGTTTGCAGCTTTCCTCGGAAGTATATCCCTGTGCCAGCAAAGAAACCAGTACACCCGTAAGCACATCGCCGCTGCCAGCTGTTGCCATTCCCGGATTTCCGGTGGGGTTGAAGTAACAGTTTCCTTCGGGGGTGGCTATAACGGTATAGGCTCCCTTCAGCACCACGAAAATTTTGTATGTTGTTGCCAGGTCGCGCGCTTTAGTTAGTCGCAGGAAGCTGCTTTCGCACTTGCCCACCAGGCGTTCCAGCTCTTTAGGATGCGGGGTGAGGATTGAACCGCGGGGGATGGAGTTCATGGCATTGCGGTGCACTGCAAGGATATTCAGCGCATCGGCATCGAGCACCATCGGTTCCTGGCAAAGCCTGATTTGTTCTATCAAAGCAGTGGCTGTCTCTTCCGACTGTCCCAGTCCCGGACCGATTGCCACAGCGGTGTAGTTATCCGGGTAGACAGGCATACTGAAGCAGAACTCGTGTGCGTCATGCCGCACAATAGCTTCGGGAATAGCTGTCTGAAGTATATCATTGTTCTTTAAAGGAGCATGCACGGTAACCATTCCCGCTCCGGTGCGGAGGCAGGCTTTGGCGGCAAGCACGGAGGCGCCTGCCATGCCATACGAACCGGCAATGAGTAGGGCATGACCGTAGTTGCCTTTGTGGTCGAACCGTTTGCGTGGTTTTATAAGTTTCCGGATATCTTCTTCTTCCGTAAAATACCAGGTTGTAAATGTTTCTTCTATTCCTTTCTGACTTAAACCGATATCAAGAAGCTCCCATTCGCCTAAATAATCTGCATTTTCGGCAAAAAAGAACGATAGTTTCGGAAGTTGTAAAGATAGCGTCTTATCAGCGCGAATGATATGGTTTCTGATATTATAGGTGTTGTCTTCGCACATTAAACCGGATGGCAAATCGATAGAAACTACAGTTGAGGGTGATGCGTTAATGTAATTTACCACTGCGGCAAACCCTCCGGAGAGTGCTTTCTTGATTCCTGAACCAAAAAGACCATCGATTACCAAACAATCTTTATCCAGAACAGGAGGTTCGAACTTACTGGTTACCTCTGTAAATTCCACGTTGCTGTTCTCAAGCAGGCGGTCTCTGTTGGTTGCGCAATCTTCCGAAAGATGTTCGGAGGTGTTGAATAGGTAGGCCTTTACACGGTAACCGCGTTCGCCCAGCAATCGTGATACGGCAAGCGCGTCGCCGCCGTTGTTGCCCGGTCCGGCAAACACAACCACCGGAGTTTCATTGCCGCGGTATTTCATGATGGCACCGGTCAAAGCGGTGGCTGCCCTTTCCATCAGGTCGATGGAAGCAATAGGTTCTTGTTCTATGGTATAAGCATCTAGCTGTTTAATCTGTATGCCTGGAAATATTTTCATCTTGAATCGTATTATTATTGCGCAAAAGTACTAAAAAGGGCACAAAAAAGTGAACTGTTTGCTATTAAACTACTGTAAAATCACTACTTTTGCATCCAATTAATAAAAATAAAGAATAATATAACATCTTATGAGTCATTCAAAAGGGCATCCTAAAGGTCTCTATCTGATCTTTGCCACAGGAACCGCGGAGCGTTTCAGCTACTACGGTATGCGTGCAATCTTCATTTTGTTTTTAACCAAAGCTTTATTGATGGATACTCAGCTGGCATCTTCCATTTACGGAAGTTACACCGGGCTGGTATATTTAACTCCGCTGATTGGTGGTTACGTGGCAGACAAGTTCTGGGGCATCAGACGATCTGTGTTCTGGGGAGCGATAATGATGGGGATAGGGCAGTTCCTGCTGTTCCTGAGTGCTTCGTTCTTGAAATCGGTTGAGCTTTCGCACTGGCTGATGTATGGCGGATTAGGATTTATCATATTTGGTAACGGTTTCTTTAAGCCGACTATCACTACCCTGGTGGGACAGCTGTACGAACCTGGCGACAGGCGTCTGGATACGGCTTACACCATCTTCTATATGGGTGTGAATGTGGGTGCCTTCATTGCGCCGCTGGTTTGCGGTTATTTCGGTGATACCGGTAATGCGGAAGACTTTAAATGGGGATTCCTGATTGCGGCAATCGGTATTCTGATGACAATTATCTTATTCGAAACTCAGAAGAACAAATACCTCGTTTCTCCTACCGGAGAGCAGATTGGTATTCTTCCCGATGCCCATAAGCTGAAGGAAAGCGAAGAGGGAAATAATCAACCTACCATCTCGAAAGAGGATGCTATCAAGAAAGCACTTTTCTTTTCGGGGCTTACAGTGGTGCTTTTTGCTGTGTTTAAATGGGTGTTCGACGCGGAATTTATCAGTGCCGGTATCTTCTCGGCATGTATCGGTATTCCGGCTTACATTATCTTCGATAGTTCTCTGACAAAAATTGAAAGACAACGTATATTGGTAATCTATATCATTGCTTTCTTCGTAATCTTCTTCTGGGCGGCTTACGAACAGGCTGGATCTTCACTAACCCTCTTTGCCGACAGACAGACGGATCGTTCTATCTTTGGATGGGAGATGCCTGCTTCTTACTTCCAGGCGTTTAACCCGCTGTTTGTAGTGGCGCTGGCTTTTGTTATGCCGGCTGTGTGGGGCTTCCTGAATAGAAGAAATATGGAACCTTCTTCTCCTGCTAAACAGGCTATTGGGCTCTTCCTTTTGTCCTTGGGATACCTGTTCATTGCTTACGGCGTGAAGGATTTGCAACCGGGTGTAAAGGTGAGTATGCTTTGGCTTACAGGTCTTTACTTTATCCATACAATAGGCGAGATGGCATTGTCGCCAATCGGCTTGTCAATGGTAAACCGACTTACTCCGGTACGTTTCGCTTCACTGATGATGGGGGTATGGTATCTGTCTACAGCCGCTGCCAACAAGTTTGCCGGAACGCTGAGTGGATTGTATCCTGAAGCAGGAAAAGCGAAGCATCTGTTTGGTATTGAAATTGCATCATTGCACGATTTCTTTATGGTATTCGTAGTAATGTCAGGGGTGTCGGCGGTTATACTCTTCTGCTTGACAAAGCAGTTGCAGAAACTAATGCACGGTGTAAAATAAGAAATTGCAGAAGGTACTTGATTGCTTTAAAGGAAAAAGAGATGGCATTCTTGCATTTCATTCCATAAAAAGTAGTACTTTTGCACCAATTATACAAAAAATAATTGTTATGAAAACAATTCAGATAAAAGATAAAACATTTGCTCTTTCTATTGAAGCTGAGAGCATTCAGAAAGAAGTTACTCGTGTTGCGAATGAAATCAATCGTGACCTGAAAGATGAAAGTCCGATATTTGTCAGTGTACTTAACGGATCTTTTATGTTTACTGCCGATTTGATGAAGCAAATTGATATACCCAGCAAGGTTACTTTTGTGAAACTTGCTTCTTATGAGGGGGTTGCTTCTACAGGAGTTATCAAGGAGGTTGTTGGATTATCTGAGGATATTCAGGGAAAGACAGTGGTTATTGTGGAAGATATTGTTGATACAGGACTTACTATGCAACGTCTGGTTGAAACACTTGGAACACGCAACCCTAAAGCGATTCATATTGCAACTTTATTGGTAAAACCGGATAAACTGCAGGTGGAACTAGATATCAAATATTGTGCAATGCGTATCCCGAATGATTTTATTGTAGGATATGGATTGGACTACGACGGTTACGGACGTAACTATCCTGATATCTATACAATAGCTGAATAATTTTAATATAAATAAGGATAAAAAGAAATGTTGAACATTGTTATTTTTGGTGCTCCGGGTTCAGGAAAAGGAACACAAAGTGAACGTATTATTGAAAAATTTGGTTTGAACCATATCTCAACCGGAGATGTGCTTCGTGCAGAAATCAAGAACGAAACAGCGCTGGGTAAAACAGCTAAAGGATATATTGACCAAGGACAATTGCTTCCTGATGAACTGATTATCAATATTCTTGCAAGTGTATTGGATGGCATGAAAGAAAGCAAAGGGGTTATCTTTGACGGATTTCCAAGAACTATCCCACAGGCAGAGGCACTGAAGGTGATGCTGAACGAAAGAGGACAGGATGTTTCTGTTATGTTAGACCTTGATGTTCCTGAAGAAGAACTGGTAACTCGTCTGCTGAAGCGCGGTGAAGAGTGTGGACGTGCGGATGATAACATGGAAACTATCAAAAAACGTCTGCTGGTTTACAATACTCAGACTTCTCCGTTGAAGGAATACTATAAGAAAGAAGGCAAATACCAGTATATTAAAGGTCTTGGAACAATGGAAGGTATCTTCTCTGACATTGTTTCTGCTGTAGAAAGTTTATAATTTTGATAATGATATAATTATGGCTGAATCGAATTTTGTTGACTACGTTAAAATCTACTGCCGATCCGGCAAGGGAGGTAGAGGCTCTACGCATATGCGCAGGGAAAAATATATCCCAAATGGCGGACCAGACGGTGGCGACGGTGGTAGAGGAGGTCATATCATTTTACGTGGTAACCGGAACTACTGGACGCTGCTTCACCTGAAATACGAACGTCATGCCATGGCAGGACACGGAGAATCGGGAGGAAAACAGCGAAGCTTTGGTAAGGATGGTGCGGATAAGATAATTGAAGTACCTTGCGGAACGGTAGTATACAACGCTGAAACAGGCGAGTATATTTGTGACGTTACGGAACACGGACAGGAAGTGATGCTGCTGAAAGGCGGTCGCGGTGGATTGGGTAACTGGCATTTTAAGACTGCTACCCGTCAGGCGCCTCGTTTTGCACAACCTGGCGAACCGATGCAGGAACTCACCATCATCATGGAGCTGAAGCTTCTGGCCGATGTGGGGTTGGTAGGATTCCCCAATGCGGGAAAATCTACTTTGCTTTCCGTGGTATCGGCAGCGAAACCAAAGATTGCCAATTATCCGTTTACCACTCTTGAACCCAATCTGGGTATCGTATCCTATCGCGAAGGGAAATCTTTTGTGATGGCCGATATACCGGGCATTATCGAAGGCGCCAGTGAAGGGAAGGGGCTGGGACTCCGCTTCCTTCGTCATATTGAGCGAAACTCGCTTTTGCTGTTTATGGTTCCTGCTGATGCCGACGATATTAAAAAAGAATACGAAATCCTGCTGAATGAGCTTTCTACATTTAATCCGGAAATGCTCGACAAGCAACGTGTCCTGGCAATTACGAAATGTGATATGCTAGACCAGGAACTGATGGATGAAATGGAAAAGACACTGCCCGAAAATATTCCGCATGTGTTTATTTCGTCAATCACCGGTCTGGGCATTAATCAGTTGAAAGATATGCTTTGGGAAGAACTGAACAAAGAGAGCAACAAGATTGAATCTATTGTTCATCGTCCTAAAGATGTTACGAGATTAAAAGCAGAATTACAAGAAATGGGCGAGGATGAGGACTTTGAGTACTCCTACGAAGATGAGGAGGAGGACGATGAGTACTACGTGGATGAAGAAGATTGGGAAGAAGAAGAATGACAGAACTAACAGAAGATAAAGTAATATTGGGTTTCGAGCAGTTTTGCTCGATTCCTGATATTTCTCATTTTATAACCACCCGTCAGGGAGGTTGTAGCGAAGATACCTTCGCATCGTTTAACTGTGCCCCGTTCTCGGGCGATGCTCCTGAAAGAGTGAAGCGTAATCAGGAAGTGCTGTGCGCTAAATTAGGCATTAATCAGCAAAATCTGGTTATCCCGTTTCAGACGCACGGAACTACCATACGGGCAATTGACGCTTTCTATCTGAGTCTTTCTCCGGAAGAGCAACACAGAAGGCTTCACGGGGTGGATGCATTGATATCTGACCTGAAAGGAATGTGCCTGTGTGTCTCTACTGCCGATTGTGCGCCGGTTTTGCTCTATGACAGTGTGAATAAGGCTGTAGCGGTTGTTCATGCAGGATGGAGAGGTACGGTGGCAAAAATAGTTAAGCAGACCCTGGATTTGATGGAGCAGACCTATAACACGGAAGCTAAGGATGTGATGGCCGCTATTGGCCCAAGCATTTCAGCAGATGCCTTCGAGGTAGGGAATGAGGTGTACGAGGCATTCCAGAAAGTAGGCTTTGATATGGAACGGATTGCTTCATGGAATGAGGAATCGCAGAAGTATCACATCGATTTGTGGGAAGCCAATCGTTTGCAACTGATGGAAGCGGGCGTTGAGTCCGAAAACATAGAGATTTCGGGGATCTGTACCTACGAAAATCACAATCGCTTTTTCTCTGCCCGCCGTCTGGGAACCAAATCCGGACGAATCTTGTCGGGCATCATGTTGAATAAGTAACTACTCAAAATGTTTACACTGAAAGTATCTGAAGAAGTCCGCAAAGCTTGTCCCGATTATGTTGGCGCGGCCATTTACGCCAAAGTAACAAATAGTGCCCATAGCGAGGGACTGTGGAAAATAATTGGTGAGGTTTCGGCCCAGTACAAAGCTTCGCACCAGATAGATGAGGTGAAAAAGAACCAACACATTCTTGCCACGCGTAATGCCTACAAGAAGTTTGGGAAAGACCCAAACCGTTATCGCCCTTCGGCAGAGGCACTCTGCAGGCGAATTCTTCGGGATTTACCGCTTTACAGGATTGATACGCTCGTAGACTTGATCAACTTGGTATCGATTCAAACCGGATACTCCATCGGAGGTTTTGATGCAGGAAAGATTTCGGGCAACGAACTTGAACTCGGAGTAGGAAAGGCGGACGAACCGTTTGAAGGCATCGGTCGTGGAATTCTGAATATTGAGGGATTACCGGTAATTAGGGATGCTGTGGGAGGTATAGGTACTCCAACCAGTGACAATGAACGCACCAAGCTTTCTGTTGAAACTACCGAACTGCTGGCAATCATCAACGGATACAGCGGACGCGAGGGACTAACCGAAGCGGTAGATTATATGCAATCACTGCTCCGCGAATTCGCAGGTTCCGACGGTGGTGAAGTGGTCTATTTTTGATTTAGCTCTGTCTTTGAAAACAGGCTTCTTGATTTCTGTATAATGGGAAGTGAACTATTTCTTGTTTTATCTGCACTCGATGCTGCGTTTTAAAAGAATGGAAATATCTAATTTACCTTTTTCTTTTAAAGTGGCTTCCTGTTTTTTGCATCAGATGAAATGATCTGTTTCTTGTTTTATCTCTGTCATTGAAAACTAATGGTGTGGCTTACCTAATCAGGAAAAGATACTTGTTTCTGGCGAACCTTTATCCTTGAAATTCAGTTTCCTGTTCCCGCTCCAGGCAAAGTGCTCTATATCAGGTTTAGCTTCGTCTTTGAAAAAAGGTTTCCTGTTTCTACTCCAGACGAAGTAGTCTATTCCCGATTCACTCTCATTTTTGAAAACAGGTTTCTGTATTCACTTCGGATTAAATGGACTATTTCTGGCAGTATCTGTACTCGATGCTGCGTTTTAAAAAGTGGGAATAGTATCTCTCTGAATAGGAACCTCCAGTTTTTGCTCTTCAACAGGCTGGTTCTTCATTGTCCGCGGATTGAATTCATACATCATAAAAATAACCAGAACGTAGCAGAGTATCATCAGAGTAGAGAATGCCAGAATGCTTCGACCTCTTTTCTTTACTTTCAGCAAACGGATAAGGCGGAACAGGGAGTAAACTAATCCGGCCGCCATGGCAATTCCTACCAGATAGGGCAGAACTCCCAGGAAGAGGAAAACAATGAAGTAGATTATATAATATAGTATAACTGCCGAAATAACCGGTATCAGGACAAACATGGTAAGGCCGGGAAGGATGTATTTCCGCATTACGCCTTTCTTCTCTTCGGTTACAGGAATTACTTCCGGTTCTGAAAGCGGTTCAATCACCTCTTTTTTAAGTTTTATTCCTAGTCCTAATATGCCTAATTTATGCGCCAGAGCAATAAATACCCCGATAAACCACATGATACAGAGAATAGCTATATCATCAAGAATATTAAAGCTTAACGGATTCTCAAAATAGGAGAGCGAACCGTTGATTATAAGGTAGCCGGCCCATGCGGTAAGCAGGGCAAGTAGACAAACCACACTGATTACTATTTTTTTCCATTTACTGTCTTTAGCGGAATTCTTTTCCAACCATGCCTGAACGTCGGGATTCATTGCTCCGTTAGGTTCTCTTGATTCTGTATCCATATATACTAAGTTTAAGCTGAAAACAAAGATAATCTTTTTTTAGTCTGATATTAAAACATCTGAATTATTATTTCTGTTTTCAGCAGTTCGTGAAAGTTTATCGTGATAGTAAAAATGTTCTGTGGCAGGGTAGGATAAAAAACTAATTATTTAGTTGGAAAAGTCATCCTTAATTGGTAAGTTTGACAAACATTATAAACTAAATGCGGAGGATTTATTATGAAAAACTTAGTAAAAGAGGCAGTGCTCATCGCACTTGGACTATTTCTTTTGGGAATTTGTATTAAGAAAGGAATCAATGACTTTAAGGATAAAGACCGGGTGGTTTCGGTAAAAGGACTGGCTGAAATCGAAGTCCCCGCAAATAAAGTAACTTGGCCGCTTATGTTTAAAGATTTGGGCGACGACCTGCCGTCTCTCTATACTAATATAAATGCCAAAAACAATGCTATTGTAAACTTCCTGAAGTCGAAAGGTATTTCTGAGAAGGAGATTACCATTGCAGCCCCCGAAATTATTGATATGGAAGCTGAAAGATATGCCAGCAATCCACGTCCGCCATTTCGTTACAACGTGACTTCGGTTATTACTGTTACCTCTGATAAGGTGGATAAGATTCGCGGAATGATGAGAGAGCAGAGCGAACTGCTGAAACAAGGCATTGCTCTTACTGGCGGTGACTATCGGTATAATGTAACCTACGACTTCACGAAGCTGAACGATGTAAAACCGCAGATGATTGAAAATGCCACAAAAAATGCACGCTTGGCTGCCGAAAAGTTTGCAAAAGATTCGGATAGCAAGCTCGGAAAGATAAAGAGAGCCAACCAGGGACAGTTTTCCATCGATAACCGCGATGCCAATACTCCTTATATTAAAAGCATCAGGGTGGTAACCACCGTTGACTATTATCTGGAAGATTAAGAACTTACTAATATTTTAAATAATTAAATTTATATAAAATTGTTGGCCGTTTATAAATAATAGCTACATTTATAGAGCCTTTTTTAAAACACAAATCTTAATCTTAAACTATGAATGCCATGAATAAACTCATGAAATTTTTCTTTCTTACGAGTGCACTATTCGGATTTAGTTTAAACATGCAGGCTAGTGAAGCTGATCTGGCTATACCTGACCTGCATCAAGGAACTTATCACATTTTCGGTAGTGCTGTCTCATCCTGGGATTTTCTTTTTTATGGTGCTATGATTATTGTTGGAACACTGGGATTCAGTTTGGTACTGTTTCATCAGATTAAGAAACTCAAAGCACACGATTCGATGCTGAAGGTTGCAGAAACCATTTATGCTACGTGTCGTACCTATCTGTTACAGCAAGGTAAATTCCTGCTGATGCTTTTTGCTATTGTAGGCGCTATTCTTTGCATCTATTTCTTCGGACTTCTTGGAAAACCGGTTCATGTAGTGGGCGAAGTATTACTGTTCTCTGTTATCGGTATGCTGGGTTCCTACAGCGTGGCTTGGTACGGAATTCGTGTGAACACTTATGCTAATGCGCGTACAGCTTTTGCTTCTTTGCGAGGTAAACCGCTGGATGTGGTCAATATTCCATTAAAAGCAGGTATGAGTGTGGGGCTTTTCCTTATCTCTCTGGAACTTGTGATGATGGTTATCATCTTGTTGTTTGTTCCGCGCGACCGCGTGGGCATCTGCTTCCTAGGATTTGCAATCGGTGAATCGCTTGGTGCAAGTGCACTGCGTATTGCCGGTGGTATCTTTACCAAAATTGCCGATATCGGTTCCGATTTGATGAAGGTTATCTTCAAGGTAAAAGAGGACGATCCACGTAACCCGGGTGTGATTGCCGACTGTACCGGCGATAATGCAGGTGACAGTGTAGGCCCTACAGCCGATGGTTTTGAAACATACGGTGTAACAGGTGTGGCATTGATTACCTTTATTACATTGGCAATAAAAGACCCACAGGTACAGGCTAAGCTGATTGTGTGGATCTTTGGTATGCGTTTCTTGATGGACTTCCTCTCCGGTTGCTCTTTCTTTATTAATCAGGCAATCTCCAAAAGACTCTATTCAAAAAAGAAATTCTTTAATTTCGAGAATCCGCTGATGCGTCTAATTTGGATTGCTGCAACGCTATGTATTTCTGTTAGCTTCTTTATGAGTCACCTGCTGTTGTCCGACCTGCCAAATCCAACTCTTTGGTGGAAACTGGCTGTGATTATCAGTTGTGGTACGCTTGCTGCTGTGCTTATTCCCGAATTTACAAAGATGTTTACCAGTTCCAAGTCAAATCATGTACAGGAAATTGTGACCGCTTCACGCGAAGGCGGAGCGTCTTTGAATATCCTTTCGGGCATTGTGACTGGTTATCTCAGTGCATTCTGGACAGGTATGCTCATTGTTGCACTGATGACCATTGCATATTTCACTTCAGAAACCGGACTTGTTGAAATCTTGGGAGAACATGCCACCATCTTTGCATTTGGATTAGTAGCCTTTGGTTTCTTATGTATGGGACCTGTTACCATTGCTGTTGACAGTTACGGCCCAGTTACAGATAATGCCCAGTCTGTATTTGAACTTTCACAGATTGAACAGATTCCGAATGTCAGCCAGTCAATTGAGAAAGAATTTGGATTTAAACCAGATTTCGAGGTAGGTAAACATTTCCTTGAAGCAAACGATTCCGCTGGAAATACATTTAAAGCCACAGCCAAGCCGGTATTGATTGGTACTGCGGTGGTAGGAGCTACAACCATGATTTTCTCTATTATTCTGTTGCTAGACAAGGTGGGAATGCTTAAACTTTCTCTTACCGATGCACAGGTTATTCTTGGTTTGATTTGTGGTGGTGCAGTTATTTTCTGGTTCAGCGGAGCTTCCATGCAGGCGGTAACCACAGGAGCTTACCGGGCTGTGGAATTCATCAAAAAGAACTTTGATATGAACAAGAAGGAAGCAGATATAGAAGACTCAAAGGCGGTAGTGAAGATTTGTACACAATATGCTCAGAAAGGAATGTGGAATATCTTTATTGCATTGATTTCACTGACCCTCTCCTTTGCCTTTATGAGTCCGAACTTCTTTGTGGCTTACCTGATTTCGATTGCCGTTTTCGGACTGTTCCAGGCTATCTTTATGGCCAATGCAGGTGGAAGTTGGGATAATGCAAAGAAAGTAGTTGAGGTGGATTTAAAAGAGAAAAACACACTTTTACATGAAGCAGTTGTTGTGGGCGATACTGTGGGTGACCCGTTCAAAGATACATCGTCTGTATCACTAAATCCAATTATTAAGTTCTCTACTCTGTTTGGATTGCTGGCAACAGAAATTTGCATTGAGATGAAGATGAATCCGGCAATGGACTATTCTATGTACATTGCAATTCCGTTCCTGATTATAGGTTTGATCTTTGTATTGCGTACTTTCTATAGCATGAGAATACCAGTTGAAAAATTAGCAGAGGAAGAAAGCAGCGAGGTTCAATACAAGGAGAATCTTGACGAAGTAAATAAAGACAAAGATACTGACGAATTTGTTTCAGAGGACTCAGATATTCTTGTAAAGGAAACGGTTCCTGTAGATAAGAAAATGTAATGTAAGGAACACATAAACAATAAAAAGAATACTCCGAATCCTTGATTTTATTCAAGGAAGCGGAGTATTCTTTTTTAGAACTTAAGTCTTCTGTTAATAAGCATCAAACCATAATTTTGTTATTAGATTATCGGTTCCCTGATGTGCAACAGCTGCTTTATAATTAATTCCATTAAGAGATTGTTCTGCCCCAGGATAAATGAATCGGACCGGGAATTTATTATCCAATACGCTGGCAGGTCCTGCTGTAAGAACCGGATAATCCAATCTTCTCCATTCTGCAAATGCTTCGAGCCCCTGGCCATATAATGAAATCCATTTTTGTTCGCCGATAGATTTTTTGAAATTCGTTTTGTCGTACTGAACATCAGGCTGGGATAAATATGATGAAATGACTGTACTGTTTGTAATTCCAAACTGATTCAGTGAGGCTGTTATAGCTTTGTTGTAAAGTTCTTCACTATTTTGAGTCGTAAATCCACGAGCTGCTGCTTCAGATAAATTGAAAAGAACTTCAGCATAACTATAAAATACAGCTGGTGATTCAGCTTTTAAGAAATAACTTCCAGGTTTGGATGTTTTTGCAAAGCCAAGATTGTTGGCATCTGTTGTGGATAAGCCATTAGGTACTCCTACATAATTTGGTACGCTGGTATCAGTTGGTTTCTGTGCAAAAACAGCCAGACGAGGATCATTGATAGCTGATAATCTATCTACAACCGTTTTTGAAACTCTGTAATCATCACGTGTTTCAAATGAAGCACTGAAAGGATTCTGCTGCGGTGATGCCGTATAGATAAATTGTGCCGTTTCTGTATTGCTGTTAATTAATCCGGCTGATCCATTAAGAACACTGGCTATGACCGATTTCGCTTTTTCCGGTTCTTTATCTGAAATTCTCAAAGCGATGCGTAACCTTAGCGCATTAGCAAATTTCTTCCAAGAAAGGATATTACCAGAGTAAATTATATCTCCTGATATTTTTTGTCCTTTTTCATTGAAAAGAGTCAGCGAATTCTCCAAATCAGCGAGTAATCCGAAATAAACATCTTTTTGATTATCATATTTCGGGATAATGCTTTTCCCAACTTCTGAATAAGGAATATCACCATAGGCGTCTGTAAGTAATAAAAATGCCCATGAACGAAGTGTTAGGGCTACACCTTTATAGTTACTGTTTGCTTTTTCGTCAGTCAGATCCAAAATAGTATTCAGGTTTGTGATAATTTGAGTATATCCGGTATTCCACAGAGATGTAAAGCTACTGTTTGAAAGGATATAGCAATCCGGTTCGGTGTATTGGATTTTAGCCCAATGCTGAACAAATAATAATGAAGAATTATAATTATTTTCACTTCCCCAATAAAGATCCGCCGCTTTTTTTTCAGTAGCAGTGAGTAAATAATCCGGTAGTGGGTCCTCAGTTGCATTTGGGTTAATATTAATATCCGATAATTCGGCCTTGCAGGAAAATCCTGTAACAACAATTAAAAGAAGAGCTAGTTTGATTATATTTTTTTTCATATCATTTTTTTTTAAAATTTAAGACTGATGTTAACTCCATAGCTTCTTGTTGTAGGGAGCGACAAACTCTCAATGCCTTGTGCATTTCCTGTCGAGAAAGCATTTTCAGGATCAATGTTAGGAACATCTTTATAAATGAAGAAT
The Bacteroides sedimenti genome window above contains:
- the obgE gene encoding GTPase ObgE, encoding MAESNFVDYVKIYCRSGKGGRGSTHMRREKYIPNGGPDGGDGGRGGHIILRGNRNYWTLLHLKYERHAMAGHGESGGKQRSFGKDGADKIIEVPCGTVVYNAETGEYICDVTEHGQEVMLLKGGRGGLGNWHFKTATRQAPRFAQPGEPMQELTIIMELKLLADVGLVGFPNAGKSTLLSVVSAAKPKIANYPFTTLEPNLGIVSYREGKSFVMADIPGIIEGASEGKGLGLRFLRHIERNSLLLFMVPADADDIKKEYEILLNELSTFNPEMLDKQRVLAITKCDMLDQELMDEMEKTLPENIPHVFISSITGLGINQLKDMLWEELNKESNKIESIVHRPKDVTRLKAELQEMGEDEDFEYSYEDEEEDDEYYVDEEDWEEEE
- the pgeF gene encoding peptidoglycan editing factor PgeF, producing the protein MTELTEDKVILGFEQFCSIPDISHFITTRQGGCSEDTFASFNCAPFSGDAPERVKRNQEVLCAKLGINQQNLVIPFQTHGTTIRAIDAFYLSLSPEEQHRRLHGVDALISDLKGMCLCVSTADCAPVLLYDSVNKAVAVVHAGWRGTVAKIVKQTLDLMEQTYNTEAKDVMAAIGPSISADAFEVGNEVYEAFQKVGFDMERIASWNEESQKYHIDLWEANRLQLMEAGVESENIEISGICTYENHNRFFSARRLGTKSGRILSGIMLNK
- the hpt gene encoding hypoxanthine phosphoribosyltransferase — encoded protein: MKTIQIKDKTFALSIEAESIQKEVTRVANEINRDLKDESPIFVSVLNGSFMFTADLMKQIDIPSKVTFVKLASYEGVASTGVIKEVVGLSEDIQGKTVVIVEDIVDTGLTMQRLVETLGTRNPKAIHIATLLVKPDKLQVELDIKYCAMRIPNDFIVGYGLDYDGYGRNYPDIYTIAE
- a CDS encoding adenylate kinase, which produces MLNIVIFGAPGSGKGTQSERIIEKFGLNHISTGDVLRAEIKNETALGKTAKGYIDQGQLLPDELIINILASVLDGMKESKGVIFDGFPRTIPQAEALKVMLNERGQDVSVMLDLDVPEEELVTRLLKRGEECGRADDNMETIKKRLLVYNTQTSPLKEYYKKEGKYQYIKGLGTMEGIFSDIVSAVESL
- a CDS encoding peptide MFS transporter, producing the protein MSHSKGHPKGLYLIFATGTAERFSYYGMRAIFILFLTKALLMDTQLASSIYGSYTGLVYLTPLIGGYVADKFWGIRRSVFWGAIMMGIGQFLLFLSASFLKSVELSHWLMYGGLGFIIFGNGFFKPTITTLVGQLYEPGDRRLDTAYTIFYMGVNVGAFIAPLVCGYFGDTGNAEDFKWGFLIAAIGILMTIILFETQKNKYLVSPTGEQIGILPDAHKLKESEEGNNQPTISKEDAIKKALFFSGLTVVLFAVFKWVFDAEFISAGIFSACIGIPAYIIFDSSLTKIERQRILVIYIIAFFVIFFWAAYEQAGSSLTLFADRQTDRSIFGWEMPASYFQAFNPLFVVALAFVMPAVWGFLNRRNMEPSSPAKQAIGLFLLSLGYLFIAYGVKDLQPGVKVSMLWLTGLYFIHTIGEMALSPIGLSMVNRLTPVRFASLMMGVWYLSTAAANKFAGTLSGLYPEAGKAKHLFGIEIASLHDFFMVFVVMSGVSAVILFCLTKQLQKLMHGVK
- a CDS encoding NAD(P)H-hydrate dehydratase codes for the protein MKIFPGIQIKQLDAYTIEQEPIASIDLMERAATALTGAIMKYRGNETPVVVFAGPGNNGGDALAVSRLLGERGYRVKAYLFNTSEHLSEDCATNRDRLLENSNVEFTEVTSKFEPPVLDKDCLVIDGLFGSGIKKALSGGFAAVVNYINASPSTVVSIDLPSGLMCEDNTYNIRNHIIRADKTLSLQLPKLSFFFAENADYLGEWELLDIGLSQKGIEETFTTWYFTEEEDIRKLIKPRKRFDHKGNYGHALLIAGSYGMAGASVLAAKACLRTGAGMVTVHAPLKNNDILQTAIPEAIVRHDAHEFCFSMPVYPDNYTAVAIGPGLGQSEETATALIEQIRLCQEPMVLDADALNILAVHRNAMNSIPRGSILTPHPKELERLVGKCESSFLRLTKARDLATTYKIFVVLKGAYTVIATPEGNCYFNPTGNPGMATAGSGDVLTGVLVSLLAQGYTSEESCKLGVYLHGMAGDMAKEKLGERGLIASDIAENLPAAWIKLTQSID